One genomic window of Numida meleagris isolate 19003 breed g44 Domestic line chromosome 1, NumMel1.0, whole genome shotgun sequence includes the following:
- the ZNF800 gene encoding zinc finger protein 800 isoform X2, whose amino-acid sequence MPLRDKCCQTDHHHQHGCCEPVHILEPGDPPLLQQPLQTSKSGIQQIIECFRSGTKQLKHILLKDVDTIFECKLCRSLFRGLPNLITHKKFYCPPSLQMDDNLPDINDKQSQAISDLLEAIYPRVDKQEYIVKLEPIETNQNAVFQYVSRTDSPDENTESSTATDQAPVPVQEPSTEPPKAVSAPAPVGETVELPPADPVTNKVIPAPEEQPPAVTPEVDSLDNSDFGHQLICCLCRKEFHSRRSVRRHIRKVHKKKMEELKKYIETKKKPNLCSAKGRNKNVLVALGRSCPVCYKSFATKANVRRHFDEVHRGLRRDSITPDIATKPGQPLFLDTVSAKKSFKTRKQKSSSKAEYNLTACKCLLCKRKYSSQIMLKRHMQIVHKITLSGKNSKREKGPNNTANGTEIKLKVEPADSVEPSPPSIALSPQNELKGTNHSNEKKNTPSAQKSKVKQDPENPKSTSKSTTKSTCKSTTKSTSKSTNASAAGGQQKTRKPKLSAGFDFKQLYCKLCKRQFTSKQNLTKHIELHTDGNNIYVKYYRCPLCSYETRRKRDVIRHITVVHKKSPRYLGKITASLEIRAIKKPIDLVLNKVTKRGPQRDETKQIGSKHDVTSNSPNKKYEGADVGIEVKVTKNFSLHRCNKCGKAFARKAFLEHHKKTHKANVSHSPEENKTKGRSTRSKAVV is encoded by the exons ATGCCTCTGCGGGACAAGTGCTGTCAGACggaccaccaccaccagcacgGCTGCTGCGAGCCAG tGCATATATTGGAACCTGGTGATCCTCCACTATTACAGCAGCCTCTGCAAACATCAAAATCTGGTATTCAACAAATCATCGAGTGTTTTCGATCAG GAACTAAACAACTTAAGCATATCTTGTTGAAAGATGTGGACACCATTTTTGAGTGTAAATTGTGCCGGAGTCTCTTCAGGGGATTACCAAATTTAATTACTCATAAAAAGTTTTATTGTCCTCCAAGTCTTCAAATGGATGACA accTTCCGGATATAAATGATAAACAGAGTCAAGCCATAAGTGACCTCCTGGAAGCAATCTACCCAAGAGTAGATAAGCAAGAATACATAGTTAAATTAGAACCCATAGAAACTAATCAGaatgctgtatttcagtatGTGTCGAGGACTGATAGCCCAGATGAGAACACAGAAAGTAGTACTGCTACTGATCAAGCTCCAGTACCGGTACAGGAACCCAGCACTGAACCACCCAAGGCTGtttcagctccagctccagtTGGGGAGACTGTGGAATTACCTCCTGCTGATCCTGTTACAAACAAGGTGATCCCTGCTCCTGAAGAACAGCCTCCAGCAGTAACGCCTGAAGTGGACTCTTTGGATAATTCTGATTTTGGCCACCAGTTGATTTGTTGTCTTTGTAGAAAAGAATTTCATTCTAGACGCAGTGTACGCCGGCATATTAGAAAAgtacacaaaaaaaagatggaagagcTAAAGAAGTacatagaaacaaaaaagaaaccaaatctGTGCTCTGCAAAAGGCCGAAATAAGAACGTTCTTGTAGCATTAGGTAGAAGTTGTCCTGTATGTTATAAATCATTTGCCACAAAAGCCAACGTAAGAAGGCATTTTGATGAAGTCCATAGAGGATTAAGAAGGGATTCCATTACTCCTGATATAGCTACAAAGCCTGGGCAACCTTTGTTCTTGGATACAGTTTCTGctaaaaaatcttttaagacCCGAAAACAAAAGTCGTCTTCAAAGGCTGAATACAATTTAACTGCATGCAAATGCCTTCTGTGCAAGAGAAAATATAGTTCACAAATAATGCTGAAAAGGCACATGCAAATTGTTCACAAGATAACTCTTTCTGGAAAGAACtctaaaagagagaaagggcCCAACAATACTGCCaatggaacagaaataaaactaaaagtTGAACCAGCAGATTCTGTAGAACCTTCACCCCCTTCCATCGCTCTTTCTCCACAGAATGAATTAAAGGGAACAAAtcattcaaatgagaaaaagaacacaCCGTCAGCACAGAAAAGTAAAGTTAAACAGGACCCTGAAAACCCTAAATCAACCTCTAAGTCAACCACTAAATCAACCTGTAAATCAACTACTAAATCGACTTCTAAATCAACCAATGCATCTGCTGCAGGTGGCCAGCAAAAAACCAGGAAGCCAAAACTTTCAGCTGGCTTTGACTTCAAGCAGCTTTACTGTAAACTCTGTAAACGCCAATTTACTTCGAAACAGAACTTGACAAAACACATTGAATTACACACAGATGGCAATAACATTTATGTTAAATACTACAGGTGTCCACTCTGCTCTTATGAAACACGTCGCAAACGTGATGTGATAAGGCATATAACCGTAGTTCATAAAAAGTCACCACGCTACCTTGGGAAAATAACGGCAAGTTTAGAAATTAGAGCAATAAAAAAGCCAATTGATCTGGTTCTAAATAAGGTGACAAAAAGAGGCCCTCAGAgggatgaaacaaaacagattggTTCAAAACACGATGTCACCTCTAATTCGCCCAATAAAAAGTATGAAGGAGCTGATGTTGGCATTGAagtaaaagtaacaaaaaactTTTCTCTTCACCGATGCAATAAGTGTGGGAAAGCATTTGCCAGAAAAGCTTTTCTAGAACATCATAAGAAAACCCACAAGGCGAATGTATCTCATTcacctgaagaaaacaaaaccaaaggcaGAAGTACAAGATCTAAAGCTGTTGTCTG a
- the ZNF800 gene encoding zinc finger protein 800 isoform X1, which translates to MPLRDKCCQTDHHHQHGCCEPVHILEPGDPPLLQQPLQTSKSGIQQIIECFRSGTKQLKHILLKDVDTIFECKLCRSLFRGLPNLITHKKFYCPPSLQMDDNLPDINDKQSQAISDLLEAIYPRVDKQEYIVKLEPIETNQNAVFQYVSRTDSPDENTESSTATDQAPVPVQEPSTEPPKAVSAPAPVGETVELPPADPVTNKVIPAPEEQPPAVTPEVDSLDNSDFGHQLICCLCRKEFHSRRSVRRHIRKVHKKKMEELKKYIETKKKPNLCSAKGRNKNVLVALGRSCPVCYKSFATKANVRRHFDEVHRGLRRDSITPDIATKPGQPLFLDTVSAKKSFKTRKQKSSSKAEYNLTACKCLLCKRKYSSQIMLKRHMQIVHKITLSGKNSKREKGPNNTANGTEIKLKVEPADSVEPSPPSIALSPQNELKGTNHSNEKKNTPSAQKSKVKQDPENPKSTSKSTTKSTCKSTTKSTSKSTNASAAGGQQKTRKPKLSAGFDFKQLYCKLCKRQFTSKQNLTKHIELHTDGNNIYVKYYRCPLCSYETRRKRDVIRHITVVHKKSPRYLGKITASLEIRAIKKPIDLVLNKVTKRGPQRDETKQIGSKHDVTSNSPNKKYEGADVGIEVKVTKNFSLHRCNKCGKAFARKAFLEHHKKTHKANVSHSPEENKTKGRSTRSKAVVWFK; encoded by the exons ATGCCTCTGCGGGACAAGTGCTGTCAGACggaccaccaccaccagcacgGCTGCTGCGAGCCAG tGCATATATTGGAACCTGGTGATCCTCCACTATTACAGCAGCCTCTGCAAACATCAAAATCTGGTATTCAACAAATCATCGAGTGTTTTCGATCAG GAACTAAACAACTTAAGCATATCTTGTTGAAAGATGTGGACACCATTTTTGAGTGTAAATTGTGCCGGAGTCTCTTCAGGGGATTACCAAATTTAATTACTCATAAAAAGTTTTATTGTCCTCCAAGTCTTCAAATGGATGACA accTTCCGGATATAAATGATAAACAGAGTCAAGCCATAAGTGACCTCCTGGAAGCAATCTACCCAAGAGTAGATAAGCAAGAATACATAGTTAAATTAGAACCCATAGAAACTAATCAGaatgctgtatttcagtatGTGTCGAGGACTGATAGCCCAGATGAGAACACAGAAAGTAGTACTGCTACTGATCAAGCTCCAGTACCGGTACAGGAACCCAGCACTGAACCACCCAAGGCTGtttcagctccagctccagtTGGGGAGACTGTGGAATTACCTCCTGCTGATCCTGTTACAAACAAGGTGATCCCTGCTCCTGAAGAACAGCCTCCAGCAGTAACGCCTGAAGTGGACTCTTTGGATAATTCTGATTTTGGCCACCAGTTGATTTGTTGTCTTTGTAGAAAAGAATTTCATTCTAGACGCAGTGTACGCCGGCATATTAGAAAAgtacacaaaaaaaagatggaagagcTAAAGAAGTacatagaaacaaaaaagaaaccaaatctGTGCTCTGCAAAAGGCCGAAATAAGAACGTTCTTGTAGCATTAGGTAGAAGTTGTCCTGTATGTTATAAATCATTTGCCACAAAAGCCAACGTAAGAAGGCATTTTGATGAAGTCCATAGAGGATTAAGAAGGGATTCCATTACTCCTGATATAGCTACAAAGCCTGGGCAACCTTTGTTCTTGGATACAGTTTCTGctaaaaaatcttttaagacCCGAAAACAAAAGTCGTCTTCAAAGGCTGAATACAATTTAACTGCATGCAAATGCCTTCTGTGCAAGAGAAAATATAGTTCACAAATAATGCTGAAAAGGCACATGCAAATTGTTCACAAGATAACTCTTTCTGGAAAGAACtctaaaagagagaaagggcCCAACAATACTGCCaatggaacagaaataaaactaaaagtTGAACCAGCAGATTCTGTAGAACCTTCACCCCCTTCCATCGCTCTTTCTCCACAGAATGAATTAAAGGGAACAAAtcattcaaatgagaaaaagaacacaCCGTCAGCACAGAAAAGTAAAGTTAAACAGGACCCTGAAAACCCTAAATCAACCTCTAAGTCAACCACTAAATCAACCTGTAAATCAACTACTAAATCGACTTCTAAATCAACCAATGCATCTGCTGCAGGTGGCCAGCAAAAAACCAGGAAGCCAAAACTTTCAGCTGGCTTTGACTTCAAGCAGCTTTACTGTAAACTCTGTAAACGCCAATTTACTTCGAAACAGAACTTGACAAAACACATTGAATTACACACAGATGGCAATAACATTTATGTTAAATACTACAGGTGTCCACTCTGCTCTTATGAAACACGTCGCAAACGTGATGTGATAAGGCATATAACCGTAGTTCATAAAAAGTCACCACGCTACCTTGGGAAAATAACGGCAAGTTTAGAAATTAGAGCAATAAAAAAGCCAATTGATCTGGTTCTAAATAAGGTGACAAAAAGAGGCCCTCAGAgggatgaaacaaaacagattggTTCAAAACACGATGTCACCTCTAATTCGCCCAATAAAAAGTATGAAGGAGCTGATGTTGGCATTGAagtaaaagtaacaaaaaactTTTCTCTTCACCGATGCAATAAGTGTGGGAAAGCATTTGCCAGAAAAGCTTTTCTAGAACATCATAAGAAAACCCACAAGGCGAATGTATCTCATTcacctgaagaaaacaaaaccaaaggcaGAAGTACAAGATCTAAAGCTGTTGTCTG GTTCAAGTGA